A single window of Nicotiana tomentosiformis chromosome 1, ASM39032v3, whole genome shotgun sequence DNA harbors:
- the LOC104110486 gene encoding protein LIFEGUARD 2-like, with protein MWNQAYRKDDVEAGTRPLYPAMLEAPELRWSFIRKVYSIITIQLLLTIAVASVVVTVHPISHFFATTSAGLGLYIVLIITPFITLCPLYYYHQKHPVNYLLLGIFTVSLAFTIGLTCAFTSGKVILEAVILTTAVVISLTLYTFWAARRGQDFNFLGPFLFGALIVLLVFAFIQILFPLGKISVMIYGCLASIIFCGYIVYDTDNLIKRYTYDEYIWAAISLYLDIINLFLSLLTVFRAADN; from the exons ATGTGGAACCAGGCATACCGGAAAGATGACGTGGAAGCCGGAACAAGGCCGTTGTATCCGGCGATGCTGGAAGCGCCCGAACTCCGATGGTCTTTTATTCGAAAAGTCTACTCGATCATTACTATACAATTGCTTCTCACCATTGCTGTCGCTTCCGTCGTTGTCACCGTCCATCCGATTTCTCATTTCTTCGCTACCACAAGTGCAGGCTTAGGACTTTATATTGTTCTCATCATCACTCCTTTTATCA CGTTGTGCCCGCTCTATTACTATCATCAGAAACATCCGGTGAACTACTTGCTTCTTGGGATTTTCACGGTTTCTCTTGCATTTACTATCGGATTAACTTGCGCATTCACCAGCG GCAAAGTAATCTTGGAGGCAGTCATATTGACGACAGCAGTGGTGATTAGTCTGACATTATACACCTTCTGGGCGGCTAGGAGAGGCCAAGATTTCAACTTCTTGGGTCCTTTCTTGTTCGGCGCTCTCATTGTTCTTTTGGTGTTTGCGTTCATCCAG ATCCTTTTCCCTCTGGGTAAGATCTCAGTGATGATCTATGGCTGTCTGGCGTCGATCATATTCTGTGGATACATTGTCTATGATACGGACAATTTAATCAAGCGCTACACGTACGATGAGTATATCTGGGCTGCTATATCCTTGTATCTCGACATCATCAATCTGTTCCTTTCTCTGTTGACCGTCTTCCGGGCTGCTGACAATTAA